A window of the Lactuca sativa cultivar Salinas chromosome 5, Lsat_Salinas_v11, whole genome shotgun sequence genome harbors these coding sequences:
- the LOC111878773 gene encoding oligoribonuclease isoform X1 → MSTLSNAFSLLELDVEDDREETTNATDNKKKANGNHDKETDSLQDATLIKNDKGTRQTLDMLEGEYRLPLVWIDLEMTGLNIEVDRILEIACVITDGKLTKSVEGPDLVIHQTKECLEKMGEWCQDHHAASGLTERVIQSSISEKEAEQQVVDFVKKHVGTYTPLLAGNSIYVDFLFLKKYMPDLASLFSHVVVDVSSIKALCLRWFPRVFYWFTDNKKAPKKENRHRAMDDIKESIAELKFYKENVFKSSKSKK, encoded by the exons ATGAGCACACTCTCAAATGCCTTTTCTCTGCTAGAACTGGATGTTGAGGATGATAGGGAAGAGACAACCAATGCTACTGATAATAAAAAGAAAGCCAATG GTAACCATGATAAAGAAACTGATAGTCTTCAAGATGCAACCCTAATTAAGAATGATAAAGGCACTCGTCAAACCCTAGACATGTTAGAAGGAGAATATAGGTTGCCTCTTGTGTGGATTGACTTGGAAATGACAG GATTGAATATTGAAGTAGATAGAATACTGGAGATTGCTTGTGTGATCACAGATGGGAAGTTGACAAAATCTGTAGAG GGTCCTGACTTGGTTATACATCAAACAAAAGAGTGTCTTGAAAAGATGGGTGAATGGTGTCAAGATCATCATGCTGCAAGTG GTTTGACTGAAAGGGTGATCCAAAGTTCCATCAGTGAAAAAGAAGCTGAACAGCAG GTTGTAGATTTTGTCAAGAAACATGTGGGCACATATACTCCTCTGCTTGCAGGAAATTCAATTTATGTCGATTTCCTTTTCTTGAAG AAGTACATGCCTGATTTGGCTAGTCTTTTCTCTCATGTAGTTGTTGATGTTAGCAGCATTAAGGCTTTATGTCTCCGTTGGTTCCCAAGAG tattttattggttCACAGATAACAAGAAAGCTCCAAAGAAGGAGAACAGGCATAGAGCCATGGATGACATAAAAGAAAGCATAGCGGAGCTGAAATTCTACAAGGAAAATGTATTCAAA
- the LOC111878773 gene encoding oligoribonuclease isoform X2 produces MSTLSNAFSLLELDVEDDREETTNATDNKKKANGNHDKETDSLQDATLIKNDKGTRQTLDMLEGEYRLPLVWIDLEMTGLNIEVDRILEIACVITDGKLTKSVEGPDLVIHQTKECLEKMGEWCQDHHAASGLTERVIQSSISEKEAEQQVVDFVKKHVGTYTPLLAGNSIYVDFLFLKKYMPDLASLFSHVVVDVSSIKALCLRWFPRDNKKAPKKENRHRAMDDIKESIAELKFYKENVFKSSKSKK; encoded by the exons ATGAGCACACTCTCAAATGCCTTTTCTCTGCTAGAACTGGATGTTGAGGATGATAGGGAAGAGACAACCAATGCTACTGATAATAAAAAGAAAGCCAATG GTAACCATGATAAAGAAACTGATAGTCTTCAAGATGCAACCCTAATTAAGAATGATAAAGGCACTCGTCAAACCCTAGACATGTTAGAAGGAGAATATAGGTTGCCTCTTGTGTGGATTGACTTGGAAATGACAG GATTGAATATTGAAGTAGATAGAATACTGGAGATTGCTTGTGTGATCACAGATGGGAAGTTGACAAAATCTGTAGAG GGTCCTGACTTGGTTATACATCAAACAAAAGAGTGTCTTGAAAAGATGGGTGAATGGTGTCAAGATCATCATGCTGCAAGTG GTTTGACTGAAAGGGTGATCCAAAGTTCCATCAGTGAAAAAGAAGCTGAACAGCAG GTTGTAGATTTTGTCAAGAAACATGTGGGCACATATACTCCTCTGCTTGCAGGAAATTCAATTTATGTCGATTTCCTTTTCTTGAAG AAGTACATGCCTGATTTGGCTAGTCTTTTCTCTCATGTAGTTGTTGATGTTAGCAGCATTAAGGCTTTATGTCTCCGTTGGTTCCCAAGAG ATAACAAGAAAGCTCCAAAGAAGGAGAACAGGCATAGAGCCATGGATGACATAAAAGAAAGCATAGCGGAGCTGAAATTCTACAAGGAAAATGTATTCAAA
- the LOC111878773 gene encoding oligoribonuclease isoform X4 encodes MSTLSNAFSLLELDVEDDREETTNATDNKKKANGNHDKETDSLQDATLIKNDKGTRQTLDMLEGEYRLPLVWIDLEMTGLNIEVDRILEIACVITDGKLTKSVEGPDLVIHQTKECLEKMGEWCQDHHAASGLTERVIQSSISEKEAEQQVVDFVKKHVGTYTPLLAGNSIYVDFLFLKLLMLAALRLYVSVGSQEITRKLQRRRTGIEPWMT; translated from the exons ATGAGCACACTCTCAAATGCCTTTTCTCTGCTAGAACTGGATGTTGAGGATGATAGGGAAGAGACAACCAATGCTACTGATAATAAAAAGAAAGCCAATG GTAACCATGATAAAGAAACTGATAGTCTTCAAGATGCAACCCTAATTAAGAATGATAAAGGCACTCGTCAAACCCTAGACATGTTAGAAGGAGAATATAGGTTGCCTCTTGTGTGGATTGACTTGGAAATGACAG GATTGAATATTGAAGTAGATAGAATACTGGAGATTGCTTGTGTGATCACAGATGGGAAGTTGACAAAATCTGTAGAG GGTCCTGACTTGGTTATACATCAAACAAAAGAGTGTCTTGAAAAGATGGGTGAATGGTGTCAAGATCATCATGCTGCAAGTG GTTTGACTGAAAGGGTGATCCAAAGTTCCATCAGTGAAAAAGAAGCTGAACAGCAG GTTGTAGATTTTGTCAAGAAACATGTGGGCACATATACTCCTCTGCTTGCAGGAAATTCAATTTATGTCGATTTCCTTTTCTTGAAG TTGTTGATGTTAGCAGCATTAAGGCTTTATGTCTCCGTTGGTTCCCAAGAG ATAACAAGAAAGCTCCAAAGAAGGAGAACAGGCATAGAGCCATGGATGACATAA
- the LOC111878773 gene encoding oligoribonuclease isoform X3 translates to MSTLSNAFSLLELDVEDDREETTNATDNKKKANGNHDKETDSLQDATLIKNDKGTRQTLDMLEGEYRLPLVWIDLEMTGLNIEVDRILEIACVITDGKLTKSVEGPDLVIHQTKECLEKMGEWCQDHHAASGLTERVIQSSISEKEAEQQVVDFVKKHVGTYTPLLAGNSIYVDFLFLKLLMLAALRLYVSVGSQEYFIGSQITRKLQRRRTGIEPWMT, encoded by the exons ATGAGCACACTCTCAAATGCCTTTTCTCTGCTAGAACTGGATGTTGAGGATGATAGGGAAGAGACAACCAATGCTACTGATAATAAAAAGAAAGCCAATG GTAACCATGATAAAGAAACTGATAGTCTTCAAGATGCAACCCTAATTAAGAATGATAAAGGCACTCGTCAAACCCTAGACATGTTAGAAGGAGAATATAGGTTGCCTCTTGTGTGGATTGACTTGGAAATGACAG GATTGAATATTGAAGTAGATAGAATACTGGAGATTGCTTGTGTGATCACAGATGGGAAGTTGACAAAATCTGTAGAG GGTCCTGACTTGGTTATACATCAAACAAAAGAGTGTCTTGAAAAGATGGGTGAATGGTGTCAAGATCATCATGCTGCAAGTG GTTTGACTGAAAGGGTGATCCAAAGTTCCATCAGTGAAAAAGAAGCTGAACAGCAG GTTGTAGATTTTGTCAAGAAACATGTGGGCACATATACTCCTCTGCTTGCAGGAAATTCAATTTATGTCGATTTCCTTTTCTTGAAG TTGTTGATGTTAGCAGCATTAAGGCTTTATGTCTCCGTTGGTTCCCAAGAG tattttattggttCACAGATAACAAGAAAGCTCCAAAGAAGGAGAACAGGCATAGAGCCATGGATGACATAA